The DNA segment CGGTTCGTCGGCGTCAGCGGTCGGCGCGTGCGTCACGCGCTGGCCGACGTGGACGTACTGGCTTCGCCCGGTTTCCGGCGTGTCTCCGTCGCCCGCACTAACCGTGACATCGCCGTCACGCTCCCCGTCACCACCGTCACCGACCGCGTTCAGACCGCTCCCGTCCCCGTTCAGTCCGCTCTCGCCTCGCCATCCCGCAGCGCTGGGATCGTCCCAGCCCGCGTCCGCGGCTACGTCGACGCTCGGCGATTCACTGACGACGTCGTCGAAGCGGATCGGAAGCCCGGTGGCGAACTCGAACGTCGGGTGGTCCTGGAGCTGGAAGTGCAGGTGGGGTTCGGAGGAGTTCCCGGAGTGGCCACAGCGACCGACCGGCTGTCCACGCTCGACGCGGTCGCCGGGCGCCACCGAGAGACTCCCCGGGACCAGATGGGCGAGACAACTGTACTCCCCCTCGGCGTGGCTAATCGTGACGGTGTTCCCGGTGACGCTTCGCTTGAACGGGTGGGAGTAGCCGCCGCCCCGGCCGAGTTCCGGATCGCCGTCGCGGACGGTCACGACGACACCGTCTGCCGGTGCGAGGACGGGTTCGTCGTAGCAGTAGTAGTTTGCCACGCACTCGTCTGTGCCAGCCGGCCGGGTCCGTCCCTCCTCGTCGGTGATCACGAAGTCGTACGCGTAGCGCTGCGTCGCCGGGAACCACGAGTGTGACCACTCCTTGATCGGGCTGCCGTTGACCACCGTCCACGACCCGTCGACGGGAAGCCTGTAGTCGACCTCCTGATCGAAGGTCTCCGGACCCGGAAGCGATCCCCGATGTCTGGCGATCGCGACGACGCTCCCGAGCAGCTGCGAGATGTCCTGTCTGGCCATCGGGGGATTTACCACAGACAGGACGACGCCGAACAGGAAAGCGAGCTGGGCGACCGTTCCCATCTCCATCTCGATCCAGTCGCGCGGTTCCGGCGCCGCCGATTCGTCGTCGAGGCCGACGACGTCCTTGCCCAGTCCGACCAGGATGGCGGCGAGCGGCCACAGCCAGAACAGAAACAGGAGTTTCAGCAGTGACAGTACCTCGAGCCCCGGGACGACGTCGCCGACGAATCCGACGACGCCCAGCATCCCGAGGCTGAACGGACTCACGGAACCGATCCGATCGCGGAGGCGTGACACCACCGATGTCGTCTCGGAGGCGGATGCGGGTTCGGTCACTAGGTGGGTCCAGGACGGTTGGGGTACTAACGTTTCTGTGAACTACACTTCACACGGGTAGCCCGCACACCGCGGTCCGGTTCGATCGCGTGCCCGATGCGAGGGTTCAATGTGGTCCGGGGCTTCCGCGATCGTATGAGCGACGACCGGGAGCGAACGCCGGAGACGGACGCGTTCGCGCTGCTCGGCCACGAGATCAGACTCGACGTGCTGCGAGCCTTCTTCGAGCGCTACGAGCCGATCGATCCCGACTCCCGCGACGAGGTACGAGCGGACCGAACCCTGTCGTACGCCGAACTGATGTCCGCGACGGGGGTCGAAGACAGCGGCAAGTTCAACTACCACCTGGAGAAGCTTCGCGGCGCCTACGTGGAGAAGGTCGATGGCGGCTACGTGCCGACGGCGAGCGCCATCGGGCTCTACGAGGCGGTCCTGGCGAACCGGCCGACCGAGTCGATCGCGGTCGACGTGGAGATCGACGAGCGCTGTCCCTACTGCGAGACGGACCTGGGGTGGCGCTACGAGCAGGAGTACCTCACCGTCGAGTGCCCCGCCTGCGACGAGTTCTGGGGACTAACGTATCGATTTCCGAAGAACGGGGTGGCCGTTCGTGCGGGGACCGACTGCTTCGGGGCGCTCTACGACCGGATGATGTACCACGTCGGACTGGCCGCGACGGGGCAGTGTCCGTCGTGTGCCGGAGTAGTGCGATCGACGATCCCACGCGAGCGCCTCGACGGCGAGTCGACGCCGACGGTGGAATTGACCTGCGAGACGTGTTCGTGGCTCGCGACGGTCGACGTCGTCAGCGCGCTCCAGTTCGACCCGCTCGTGACGAACGCACTCCTGGAGATCGGGGTTCCGATCGAGCGGTCGACCGGTATGCGCGAGACGGAGGACGTGCTTCCGACCGTGATCGGCCGGCCCGATTCCGACGATTCCAGTCGGGTCACGATCGTCGTCTCGTGCCACGACTCTACTGCTGAGATAGTGGTCGACGACGAGTTCGACGTCCACGACGTCAGCGTCAGTGAGCGGGCTCGACAGGCCTAAGGAGAGTCACGCCGAGTGACGACTGGCTACGCGAATCGTATCACAAACCGCCTCTCGAAATTACGGACGATGGGATCGGCAGTTGGCGAACCGATCGGGCCGTGACCCGATAGGATTCGTGCCGACGGTCGACTGATCGCCCTCGATACCGTTCGGACCGTACCGATACTTGAATTTTCTCCCGAACGTGTTCTTTCGCAAACACTTTATCGCGGATCGATATTGGTGGAGGTGATGTCACAACACAACTCCATCTACGACAGTATCGGCGGGTCGGAGACCGTCGAGGCCGTCGTCTCCGACTTCTACGACTTGGTCTTCGACGATCCGGTGCTCGAACCGTACTTCGAGGGAACCGATCGCGGGGCCCTGTTCGCCCACCAGGTGCAGTTCGTGAGCGCCGTCGCCGGCGGTCCCGCCTCGTACGAGGGTGACGACATGGAACGAGCCCACGAGAGGTTGGGGATCACCGAGGAGGCGTTCGACAGGGTCACGACGTATCTCGCCGACGCCCTTCGACAGAACGACGTCGACGAGGCGGCCGTCGATTCGATACTCGACCACGTAGCGGCGTTCGAACCCGAGATCGTCGATCACTGAGCGGCACCCCCGTCCGCCCCGGTGCAGAATCCGTTCGACTGGACGCAATCCGGTGTCGTGCTGTCTCGACCAGTTAGGTGATCGAGGTCGAAACCGATGCCGATATCGGTACCGACGCGGCGGGAAATTCATTCCCCGTCGACAGGTCGGCAGCGACCGTCGTTTGGCGCGGTCCCGGATTCGGGGGTGTAACCGTTGGCTCGGGTCACGCAGCCGGTACGTAGCGAACCCGCTCGTCTAGTGCGCAGTCCGTCGAACCGAAAAGTCGATAGCGCACCCCCCAGACAGGGTCTGGTATGACACGACGCAGACGGATGGACTACGCGCGCTGGGCGAAAGGCGGATTCCTCCTGGGCCTCTCCCTGCTCGTCTTCGGTGCGGGGGGCGAAGCGATCGGTCACGCCCTCGTTGGTGCGCTCCCCGCGTGGGAGGACACACTCTTCACCGCATCCGAGGCCGTCGGTATCGTCGTCGGCCTCGTCTCACCGTTTCTCTTCGGCGTCGCGCTCCCGTTG comes from the Halovivax cerinus genome and includes:
- a CDS encoding peptidoglycan DD-metalloendopeptidase family protein translates to MLGVVGFVGDVVPGLEVLSLLKLLFLFWLWPLAAILVGLGKDVVGLDDESAAPEPRDWIEMEMGTVAQLAFLFGVVLSVVNPPMARQDISQLLGSVVAIARHRGSLPGPETFDQEVDYRLPVDGSWTVVNGSPIKEWSHSWFPATQRYAYDFVITDEEGRTRPAGTDECVANYYCYDEPVLAPADGVVVTVRDGDPELGRGGGYSHPFKRSVTGNTVTISHAEGEYSCLAHLVPGSLSVAPGDRVERGQPVGRCGHSGNSSEPHLHFQLQDHPTFEFATGLPIRFDDVVSESPSVDVAADAGWDDPSAAGWRGESGLNGDGSGLNAVGDGGDGERDGDVTVSAGDGDTPETGRSQYVHVGQRVTHAPTADADEPEEGVEVADRQDGAAHRTDDGASTPSVPGVGRVVALGRVAAGLAIGGYVVLLGGIVGSSVSTVALGLAAITGLALAYLLGRWVVDDGDGRVPSISSVAGVVLAGAVVGTVAAGNLLPGTTAFVLGGALFLLGTLLYVGVWEYGRRRVFRDAVSTARGIA
- a CDS encoding helix-turn-helix domain-containing protein, encoding MSDDRERTPETDAFALLGHEIRLDVLRAFFERYEPIDPDSRDEVRADRTLSYAELMSATGVEDSGKFNYHLEKLRGAYVEKVDGGYVPTASAIGLYEAVLANRPTESIAVDVEIDERCPYCETDLGWRYEQEYLTVECPACDEFWGLTYRFPKNGVAVRAGTDCFGALYDRMMYHVGLAATGQCPSCAGVVRSTIPRERLDGESTPTVELTCETCSWLATVDVVSALQFDPLVTNALLEIGVPIERSTGMRETEDVLPTVIGRPDSDDSSRVTIVVSCHDSTAEIVVDDEFDVHDVSVSERARQA
- a CDS encoding group I truncated hemoglobin; translation: MSQHNSIYDSIGGSETVEAVVSDFYDLVFDDPVLEPYFEGTDRGALFAHQVQFVSAVAGGPASYEGDDMERAHERLGITEEAFDRVTTYLADALRQNDVDEAAVDSILDHVAAFEPEIVDH